One genomic region from Streptomyces venezuelae encodes:
- a CDS encoding ScbR family autoregulator-binding transcription factor, giving the protein MRTRQAVLVAAAEVFDQVGYDAASISDILTQSGVTKGALYFHFPSKKDLAQGVLDAQVDALPAVPERELKLQQSMDEAMLLAHLLRKETGDPIVSGSVRLTVDQGSSKDGLDRRVPMQRWIDHTQGLFEAAKQAGEILPHIDVEAITKLAVGAFTGVQVLSNIMTEREDMPERVVDLYQNLMAAIAAPAVLARLQFDVGRGAEVFEEVVRLRDEKAELASP; this is encoded by the coding sequence GTGAGAACACGCCAAGCGGTGCTGGTGGCGGCTGCGGAGGTCTTCGACCAGGTCGGGTACGACGCGGCGTCGATCTCCGACATCCTCACCCAGTCCGGTGTGACCAAGGGGGCTCTGTACTTCCATTTCCCGTCCAAGAAGGATCTGGCGCAGGGGGTCCTGGACGCACAGGTCGACGCTCTGCCGGCCGTACCCGAACGGGAACTGAAGCTCCAGCAGTCCATGGACGAGGCGATGCTGCTGGCCCATCTCCTCCGGAAGGAGACGGGTGACCCGATCGTCAGCGGCAGCGTGCGCCTGACCGTGGACCAGGGGTCGAGCAAGGACGGCCTGGACCGGCGTGTGCCGATGCAGCGCTGGATCGATCACACCCAGGGCCTCTTCGAAGCGGCCAAACAGGCGGGGGAGATCCTGCCGCACATCGACGTGGAGGCCATCACCAAGCTGGCCGTCGGCGCCTTCACCGGAGTCCAGGTGCTGTCGAACATCATGACGGAGCGCGAGGACATGCCGGAGCGGGTCGTCGACCTCTATCAGAACCTCATGGCGGCCATCGCGGCACCCGCGGTCCTCGCCCGTCTTCAGTTCGACGTGGGGCGAGGCGCGGAAGTGTTCGAGGAAGTCGTACGACTACGGGACGAGAAGGCCGAGCTCGCCTCACCGTGA
- a CDS encoding acyl-CoA dehydrogenase, with product MSILTFRAEHPARDTEPQRIPEQRRPERRTSVQPVDGASRLQQDLTHLLFDQEDRNRVHGTWRRLLAAKEFRHRAGLSTGARTALGYERLRMVNTLVDSPLDLAGDVRSLAALHEWVGVADGGVCTLASIHYNLFLGSLLDHRNGTAGRDLSEFTSMRSTGTFLCTELDHGNDAAALRTTAVPDPETGGFILHTPTPGAQKFMPNTSLTGGPKSAVVAARLVIDGEDQGVFLFLTRLSDRNGHLPGVHVRKLPDRTGTPVDHCLTAFEHVRLPREALLEGAHGRLDGEGRLDSEIGSARKRFLASVGRVTAGKLCMSAGTLGMSRAALAIAVRHAHSRYISGPKLGERVPLAAHRSHHGRLLHGLATAYAMTFLHRATVSRWTEHAPEERADVERLVAIAKGWITWQARALTTEARERCGAQGFFPVNGISELTQNIEGGITAEGDNLVIWVKAGSEMLFGQDVERGAVHPDLPSDMSLTSLHCLRDLLVEVVALWQTRARTALRQGPKGDPLGRWNEASGPALEMVSAYAALKAADSFVEAVARAESDETRALLEQLCRLFLLRQIEGHTGDLLAEGHVSADHVRALPYLVNGVVAGLAPHMMALADAFDLPSEFLQAVPIAAGRRLGDDADEWARPAPLWE from the coding sequence ATGAGCATCCTGACCTTCCGCGCCGAGCATCCGGCCCGGGACACGGAGCCGCAGCGCATACCCGAGCAGCGCCGCCCGGAGCGCCGCACGAGCGTCCAACCGGTCGACGGCGCCTCTCGCTTACAGCAGGACCTGACGCACCTGCTCTTCGACCAGGAGGACAGGAACCGCGTCCACGGCACATGGCGGCGCCTGCTCGCCGCGAAGGAGTTCCGCCACCGCGCCGGCCTGTCCACCGGCGCCCGCACGGCCCTCGGGTACGAGCGGCTGCGCATGGTCAACACCCTCGTCGACTCCCCCCTGGACCTCGCGGGGGACGTGCGGTCGCTCGCCGCCCTGCACGAGTGGGTCGGAGTCGCGGACGGAGGCGTGTGCACCCTCGCCAGCATCCACTACAACCTGTTCCTGGGCAGCCTGCTCGACCACCGGAACGGCACCGCCGGCCGCGACCTCTCCGAGTTCACCTCGATGCGCAGCACAGGAACGTTTCTCTGTACGGAGCTTGACCACGGCAACGACGCTGCGGCACTCCGGACCACGGCCGTGCCGGACCCCGAGACGGGGGGCTTCATCCTGCACACGCCGACGCCGGGCGCCCAGAAGTTCATGCCGAACACGAGCCTGACCGGCGGGCCCAAGAGCGCCGTCGTCGCCGCCCGCCTCGTGATCGACGGCGAGGACCAGGGAGTCTTCCTCTTCCTCACCCGGCTGAGCGACCGGAACGGCCACCTTCCCGGGGTCCACGTCCGCAAGCTCCCCGACCGTACCGGCACTCCCGTGGACCACTGCCTCACCGCCTTCGAGCACGTGCGGCTCCCCCGCGAGGCCCTGCTGGAGGGAGCCCACGGCCGCCTCGACGGCGAGGGCCGCCTCGACAGCGAGATCGGCAGCGCGCGCAAGCGTTTCCTCGCGTCGGTCGGCCGTGTCACCGCCGGAAAGCTCTGCATGAGCGCAGGCACCCTCGGCATGTCCCGCGCGGCCCTTGCCATCGCCGTACGCCACGCCCACTCGCGCTACATCAGCGGCCCGAAGCTCGGTGAGCGGGTGCCCCTGGCGGCGCACCGCAGTCACCACGGCCGACTCCTTCACGGCCTCGCCACCGCGTACGCGATGACCTTTCTCCACCGCGCGACGGTGTCCCGCTGGACGGAGCACGCCCCCGAGGAGCGGGCGGACGTGGAGCGGCTCGTCGCCATCGCGAAGGGCTGGATCACCTGGCAGGCCCGGGCCCTGACGACCGAGGCCCGCGAGCGCTGCGGGGCGCAGGGGTTCTTCCCCGTCAACGGCATCTCCGAGCTGACCCAGAACATCGAAGGCGGGATCACCGCCGAGGGGGACAACCTCGTCATCTGGGTGAAGGCCGGATCCGAGATGCTCTTCGGGCAGGACGTGGAGCGCGGTGCCGTCCACCCCGACCTGCCCTCCGACATGTCGCTGACCAGCCTTCACTGCCTCCGCGATCTCCTCGTCGAGGTCGTGGCGCTCTGGCAGACGCGGGCGCGTACGGCGCTGCGTCAGGGTCCCAAGGGCGACCCGCTGGGCCGGTGGAACGAGGCGTCCGGCCCGGCCCTGGAGATGGTCTCGGCCTATGCCGCCCTCAAGGCGGCCGACTCCTTCGTCGAAGCGGTGGCGCGGGCGGAGAGCGACGAGACGCGCGCGCTCCTCGAGCAGCTGTGCCGACTGTTCCTGCTCCGCCAGATCGAGGGTCACACGGGCGATCTGCTCGCGGAGGGCCACGTGAGCGCCGATCACGTCCGCGCGCTCCCCTACCTCGTCAACGGGGTCGTCGCCGGTCTGGCCCCCCACATGATGGCCCTGGCCGACGCCTTCGACCTGCCTTCCGAGTTCCTTCAGGCCGTCCCGATCGCCGCCGGCCGGCGGCTCGGGGACGACGCGGACGAGTGGGCCCGTCCGGCTCCCCTCTGGGAGTGA
- a CDS encoding 2-oxoacid:ferredoxin oxidoreductase subunit beta, with translation MPAEALSLVPRAEAALAAKDFKSDQEVRWCPGCGDYAVLAAVQGFMPELGLAKENIVFVSGIGCSSRFPYYMNTYGMHSIHGRAPAIATGLATSRRDLSVWVVTGDGDALSIGGNHLIHALRRNVNLKILLFNNRIYGLTKGQYSPTSEVGKITKSTPMGSLDAPFNPVSLALGAEASFVARTVDSDRKHLTEVLRQAADHNGTALVEIYQNCNIFNDGAFEVLKDKDQAKEAVIRLEHGQPIRFGADGAKGVVRDPVTGELEVVAVTEDNQSRILVHDAHAPSPATAFALSRLADPDTLHHTPIGVLRSVDRPVYDTQMSDQLDAAIERDGKGDLGALLAGGDTWTVAG, from the coding sequence ATGCCCGCTGAGGCCCTGTCCCTCGTACCCCGCGCCGAAGCCGCCCTCGCGGCAAAGGACTTCAAGTCCGACCAGGAGGTGCGGTGGTGCCCCGGCTGCGGTGATTACGCGGTCCTCGCCGCCGTCCAGGGCTTCATGCCCGAACTCGGCCTGGCGAAGGAGAACATCGTCTTCGTCTCCGGGATCGGCTGCTCCTCCCGCTTCCCGTACTACATGAACACCTACGGGATGCACTCCATCCACGGCCGCGCCCCGGCCATCGCCACCGGCCTGGCCACCTCCCGCCGCGACCTGTCCGTCTGGGTCGTCACCGGCGACGGCGACGCCCTGTCCATCGGCGGCAACCACCTCATCCACGCCCTCCGCCGCAACGTCAACCTGAAGATCCTGCTCTTCAACAACCGGATCTACGGGCTGACCAAGGGCCAGTACAGCCCCACCTCCGAGGTCGGCAAGATCACCAAGTCGACCCCGATGGGCTCGCTCGACGCACCCTTCAACCCGGTGTCCCTCGCACTCGGCGCGGAGGCCTCCTTCGTGGCCCGCACGGTCGACTCCGACCGCAAACACCTCACCGAGGTCCTGCGCCAGGCCGCCGACCACAACGGCACGGCCCTCGTCGAGATCTACCAGAACTGCAACATCTTCAACGACGGCGCCTTCGAGGTCCTCAAGGACAAGGACCAGGCCAAGGAGGCCGTCATCCGCCTGGAGCACGGGCAGCCGATCCGCTTCGGCGCGGACGGCGCGAAGGGCGTCGTCCGCGACCCCGTCACCGGCGAGCTCGAGGTCGTCGCCGTCACCGAGGACAACCAGTCACGGATCCTCGTCCACGACGCGCACGCGCCGTCCCCGGCCACGGCCTTCGCCCTGTCCCGGCTCGCCGACCCCGACACCCTGCACCACACCCCGATCGGCGTGCTGCGCAGTGTGGACCGGCCGGTCTACGACACCCAGATGTCCGACCAGCTGGACGCCGCGATCGAGCGGGACGGCAAGGGCGACCTGGGAGCGCTGCTCGCGGGCGGCGACACCTGGACGGTCGCCGGCTAG
- a CDS encoding 2-oxoacid:acceptor oxidoreductase subunit alpha, with protein MLSPVPQATPGSNTVRRTVNVKEVRRLDRVIIRFAGDSGDGMQLTGDRFTSETASFGNDLSTLPNFPAEIRAPAGTLPGVSSFQLHFADHDILTPGDAPNVLVAMNPAALKANIGDLPRGAEIIVNTDEFTPRAMQKVGYATSPLEDGSLDAYQVHPVPLNTLTVEALKDFALSRKDAGRSKNMFALGLLSWMYHRPTEGTEKFLRSKFAKKPQIAEANVAAFRAGWNFGETTESFAVSYEVAPAAKAFPPGTYRNVSGNLALSYGLIAAGRQADLPLYLGSYPITPASDILHELSRHKNFGVRTFQAEDEIAAIGAALGAAFGGSLAVTTTSGPGVALKSETIGLAVSLELPLLIVAIQRGGPSTGLPTKTEQADLLQAMYGRNGEAPVPVVAPRTPADCFDAAIEAARIAVTYRTPVFLLSDGYLANGSEPWRIPELDELPDLRTQFAQGPNHTLDDGTEVFWPYKRDEETLARPWAIPGTPGLEHRIGGIEKQDGTGNISYDPANHDFMVRTRQAKIDGIDVPDVEVDDPDGASTLVLGWGSTYGPITAAVRRVRAAGGVVAQAHLNHLNPFPRNLGEVLARYERVLIPEMNLGQLATLIRARYLVDAESFTQVNGMPFKAEQLAVRIQEANDAR; from the coding sequence ATGCTGTCGCCTGTGCCCCAAGCGACTCCGGGAAGCAACACGGTGAGGAGAACAGTGAACGTGAAGGAAGTCCGCAGGTTGGACCGGGTGATCATCCGGTTCGCGGGTGACTCCGGTGACGGTATGCAGCTCACGGGCGACCGCTTCACCTCGGAGACGGCCTCGTTCGGCAACGACCTCTCGACGCTGCCCAACTTCCCCGCCGAGATCCGGGCACCGGCCGGCACCCTGCCGGGGGTGTCGAGCTTCCAGCTGCACTTCGCCGACCACGACATCCTCACCCCGGGCGACGCCCCGAACGTGCTGGTGGCGATGAACCCGGCGGCGCTGAAGGCGAACATCGGGGATCTGCCGCGGGGCGCGGAGATCATCGTCAACACGGACGAGTTCACCCCGCGGGCGATGCAGAAGGTCGGCTACGCGACCTCGCCCCTCGAGGACGGGTCGCTGGACGCGTACCAGGTGCATCCCGTGCCGCTGAACACGCTGACCGTGGAGGCGCTGAAGGACTTCGCCCTGTCGCGCAAGGACGCGGGCCGCTCGAAGAACATGTTCGCGCTGGGGCTGCTGTCGTGGATGTACCACCGGCCGACCGAGGGCACCGAGAAGTTCCTGCGGAGCAAGTTCGCGAAGAAGCCGCAGATCGCCGAGGCCAACGTGGCCGCCTTCCGGGCCGGCTGGAACTTCGGCGAGACCACCGAGTCCTTCGCCGTCTCCTACGAGGTGGCGCCGGCGGCGAAGGCGTTCCCGCCGGGCACGTACCGCAACGTCTCCGGGAACCTGGCCCTCTCGTACGGGCTGATCGCCGCCGGCCGCCAGGCGGACCTGCCGCTGTATCTCGGCTCGTACCCGATCACGCCGGCCTCGGACATCCTCCACGAGCTGTCCAGGCACAAGAACTTCGGGGTGCGCACCTTCCAGGCCGAGGACGAGATCGCGGCCATCGGCGCCGCGCTCGGCGCGGCCTTCGGCGGCTCGCTCGCGGTGACCACCACCTCCGGGCCCGGCGTGGCCCTCAAGTCGGAGACCATCGGCCTGGCGGTCTCCCTGGAGCTGCCGCTGCTGATCGTGGCGATCCAGCGCGGCGGGCCCTCGACCGGGCTTCCGACCAAGACCGAGCAGGCCGACCTCCTGCAGGCCATGTACGGCCGCAACGGCGAGGCGCCGGTGCCGGTGGTGGCGCCCAGGACACCGGCCGACTGCTTCGACGCGGCGATCGAGGCCGCACGGATCGCGGTCACCTACCGCACCCCGGTCTTCCTGCTCTCGGACGGCTATCTGGCCAACGGCTCCGAGCCGTGGCGGATCCCGGAGCTCGACGAACTGCCGGACCTGCGGACGCAGTTCGCGCAGGGCCCCAACCACACCCTGGACGACGGCACCGAGGTCTTCTGGCCGTACAAGCGCGACGAGGAGACCCTCGCGCGCCCCTGGGCGATCCCCGGCACCCCCGGCCTCGAACACCGCATCGGCGGCATCGAGAAGCAGGACGGCACCGGCAACATCTCCTACGACCCGGCCAACCACGACTTCATGGTCCGCACCCGGCAGGCCAAGATCGACGGCATCGACGTCCCGGACGTCGAGGTCGACGACCCGGACGGCGCGAGCACCCTGGTCCTCGGCTGGGGCTCCACCTACGGGCCGATCACCGCGGCGGTACGCCGGGTCAGGGCCGCCGGCGGCGTCGTCGCCCAGGCGCACCTGAACCACCTCAACCCCTTCCCCCGCAACCTCGGCGAGGTCCTCGCCCGCTACGAGCGCGTGCTGATCCCGGAAATGAACCTGGGTCAGCTCGCCACTCTCATCCGCGCCAGGTACCTGGTCGACGCCGAGTCCTTCACCCAGGTCAACGGCATGCCCTTCAAGGCCGAGCAGCTCGCGGTCCGTATCCAGGAGGCCAACGATGCCCGCTGA
- a CDS encoding DegT/DnrJ/EryC1/StrS family aminotransferase — protein MINLFQPQVGEEELAAVAEIFESRWLGHGPRTKAFEAEFAQHLGVEADRLVFLNSGTAGLFLAMEMLNLSEGDEVVLPSTSFLAAANAIVAHGGRPVFCDVAAETLNPSWQDIEAAVTPRTKAVIVLHYGGYPGHIVEIAERCRALGIQLIEDSACSPASRVDGKAVGTFGDLAMWSFDAAKVMITGDGGMLYVRDAEQAARARRLAYHGLVQATGLAYAKVSHRWWELEVPEIGRRVIGNDLTAAIGQVQLRRLDEFINRRREIVDLYNTELADIDGIRLPPELPAGHESSYYFYWVRMSAAIRDQVASDLLAADIYTTFRYAPLHKVPTYGSDAVLPGSDQAAGETLCLPIHPGLSDADVLTVAAALRKAVEAHSKEPVPGNDA, from the coding sequence GTGATCAATCTCTTCCAGCCGCAAGTGGGCGAGGAGGAACTCGCCGCCGTGGCCGAGATCTTCGAGAGCAGGTGGCTGGGGCACGGCCCGCGCACCAAGGCGTTCGAGGCCGAGTTCGCCCAACACCTGGGAGTCGAAGCGGACCGGCTGGTCTTCCTCAACTCCGGCACGGCCGGGCTCTTCCTCGCCATGGAGATGCTGAACCTGTCCGAGGGCGACGAAGTCGTGCTGCCGTCGACGAGCTTTCTCGCCGCGGCCAACGCCATCGTCGCCCACGGCGGGCGCCCGGTCTTCTGCGATGTGGCCGCGGAGACCCTCAACCCCTCCTGGCAGGACATCGAGGCGGCCGTCACGCCGCGCACCAAGGCCGTGATCGTCCTGCACTACGGCGGCTACCCCGGTCACATCGTGGAGATCGCGGAGCGCTGCCGCGCCCTCGGCATCCAGCTGATCGAGGACTCCGCCTGCTCCCCGGCGTCCCGCGTCGACGGCAAGGCGGTCGGCACCTTCGGCGATCTGGCCATGTGGAGCTTCGACGCCGCGAAGGTCATGATCACCGGGGACGGCGGCATGCTCTACGTCCGCGACGCCGAACAGGCCGCACGGGCCAGGCGACTGGCCTACCACGGTCTGGTGCAGGCGACCGGGCTGGCCTACGCCAAGGTCTCGCACCGATGGTGGGAGCTGGAGGTGCCCGAGATCGGGCGCCGGGTCATCGGCAACGACCTCACCGCCGCCATCGGCCAGGTACAGCTGCGCCGGCTCGACGAGTTCATCAACCGGCGCCGCGAGATCGTGGACCTGTACAACACCGAGCTGGCCGACATCGACGGCATCCGGCTCCCGCCGGAGCTGCCGGCCGGACACGAGTCCTCGTACTACTTCTACTGGGTGCGGATGAGCGCGGCCATCCGCGACCAGGTCGCCTCCGACCTGCTCGCGGCCGACATCTACACCACCTTCCGGTACGCCCCGCTGCACAAGGTGCCCACCTACGGCTCCGATGCCGTGCTCCCCGGCAGCGACCAGGCCGCCGGGGAGACGCTCTGCCTGCCGATCCACCCCGGGCTGAGCGACGCCGATGTGCTGACCGTGGCCGCCGCCCTGCGCAAGGCGGTCGAGGCGCACAGCAAGGAACCGGTCCCGGGCAACGACGCCTGA
- a CDS encoding glycosyltransferase, with the protein MKVLFIPGGSAATVFGLVPLAHALRGAGHEVIMASTEDMMPVITGTGIPATAVTSRDIWHYVTTDREGNRKEETPLDLEGQALSTGRWFAQMGADWLPALLDMAKGWTPDLVVGGSMSYVAPLIAAHLDIPYVRQAWDIDDSNIQDRGAELELRPELDALGLDRLPEPDLRIELAPPSLTPPEVAPAELMRWLPGNVQSALEPWMFTKGERRRVCVTSGSRASKEREHTFEFLQAVARDLAPLDVEIVMPAPEKLAVELRKVIPGVRAGWIPLDVLAPTCDLVVQHSGGATTLTALNAGVAQLIIPEAVVFEAPARRIADYGAAIMLQPAEATPERVASAVAELLADPSYTERARELAQEIASLPLPSDMVGRLEKLAARNQG; encoded by the coding sequence ATGAAGGTCCTGTTCATCCCCGGCGGCAGCGCGGCCACGGTCTTCGGACTGGTCCCGCTCGCCCATGCGCTGCGCGGCGCCGGCCACGAGGTGATCATGGCCTCGACCGAGGACATGATGCCGGTGATCACCGGCACCGGCATTCCCGCCACCGCCGTGACCTCGCGCGACATCTGGCACTACGTCACCACGGACCGCGAGGGGAACCGCAAGGAGGAGACGCCTCTCGACCTGGAGGGGCAGGCCCTTTCCACCGGCCGCTGGTTCGCGCAGATGGGCGCCGACTGGCTTCCCGCTCTGCTCGACATGGCCAAGGGCTGGACGCCCGACCTGGTCGTCGGCGGATCCATGTCGTACGTGGCCCCGCTGATCGCCGCCCACCTGGACATTCCCTACGTACGCCAGGCCTGGGACATCGACGACTCCAACATCCAGGACCGCGGCGCCGAGCTCGAACTCCGCCCGGAACTGGACGCCCTGGGCCTCGACCGGCTCCCCGAGCCGGACCTGCGGATCGAGCTCGCCCCGCCGAGCCTCACCCCGCCCGAGGTCGCCCCGGCCGAGCTCATGCGCTGGCTCCCCGGCAACGTGCAGAGCGCGCTGGAGCCCTGGATGTTCACCAAGGGCGAGCGACGCCGGGTCTGCGTCACCTCGGGGAGCCGCGCCAGCAAGGAACGCGAGCACACCTTCGAGTTCCTGCAGGCCGTGGCGCGGGACCTCGCACCGCTGGACGTCGAGATCGTCATGCCGGCGCCCGAGAAGCTCGCGGTCGAACTGCGCAAGGTGATCCCCGGCGTCCGTGCCGGCTGGATACCGCTCGACGTCCTCGCGCCGACCTGCGACCTGGTCGTCCAGCACTCCGGCGGCGCCACCACCCTGACCGCCCTGAACGCCGGCGTCGCCCAGCTCATCATCCCGGAGGCCGTGGTCTTCGAGGCGCCGGCACGGCGCATCGCCGACTACGGCGCCGCAATCATGCTGCAGCCGGCCGAGGCCACGCCGGAGCGAGTGGCCTCGGCCGTCGCCGAACTGCTCGCAGACCCCTCCTACACCGAGCGCGCGCGGGAACTGGCCCAGGAGATCGCCAGCCTGCCGCTGCCGTCCGACATGGTCGGGCGACTGGAGAAGCTCGCCGCCCGGAACCAGGGCTGA
- a CDS encoding MFS transporter, translating into MKAPTSTGRSGVLPILMLASTLSVMAGAVISPVLEIIRGDLELSATAAGLILTTHGLSIALASPVVGWMIDRWGVRTPLVWGLLLYGIAGGAGAFTSSYAALIATRVLFGAGAAAVFAGTTVALLSLYTGDQRNRVMGWRSTAISLGGVTWPLLAGAIGGFSWHAPFAIYFVGIPLGLAALVMLPATTSAGAGSGAPKERILPLLGRRPALLGYYALFAVSSVLLYGLAVFLPIRLGEIGVEQPFLVAAIGATVSVAMSVIGFAYAKLRASMGYGPLLRLTAASWVLAFASLGLTGNVPMIVVGSALFGLGMGILMPAVTVLIGDTAPPSLRGQATALSGTASFAGQFASPLVLGPLIDRTSVQTGFLAAGGAATLLLLILLAVRIDDPALARDGEAEQAPREPVTSEEKS; encoded by the coding sequence ATGAAAGCACCGACGAGCACCGGCCGCAGCGGCGTGCTCCCCATCCTCATGCTCGCCTCGACCCTCTCCGTCATGGCGGGGGCCGTCATCTCCCCCGTCCTGGAGATCATCCGGGGCGACCTCGAACTCAGCGCCACGGCCGCCGGCCTGATCCTCACCACCCACGGCCTCTCCATCGCCCTGGCCAGCCCGGTCGTCGGCTGGATGATCGACCGCTGGGGCGTCCGGACCCCGCTCGTCTGGGGACTGCTGCTGTACGGGATCGCCGGCGGCGCCGGGGCGTTCACCAGCTCCTACGCGGCCCTCATCGCCACCCGCGTCCTCTTCGGCGCCGGTGCCGCCGCGGTGTTCGCGGGCACCACCGTCGCTCTCCTGTCGCTGTACACCGGGGATCAGCGCAACCGCGTCATGGGCTGGCGCTCCACGGCCATCAGCCTCGGCGGCGTCACCTGGCCACTGCTGGCCGGAGCCATCGGCGGCTTCTCGTGGCACGCCCCCTTCGCGATCTACTTCGTGGGCATCCCGCTGGGCCTGGCCGCGCTGGTGATGCTGCCGGCCACGACGAGCGCCGGCGCCGGGTCGGGCGCGCCCAAGGAGCGCATCCTTCCGCTGCTCGGCCGGCGCCCCGCACTGCTCGGCTACTACGCCCTGTTCGCCGTCAGTTCCGTACTGCTCTACGGCCTGGCCGTGTTCCTCCCCATCCGGCTCGGGGAGATCGGCGTCGAGCAGCCGTTCCTCGTCGCCGCCATCGGCGCCACCGTGTCGGTCGCCATGAGCGTCATCGGCTTCGCGTACGCCAAACTCCGGGCCTCGATGGGCTACGGGCCCCTGCTGCGGCTGACCGCCGCCTCCTGGGTCCTCGCCTTCGCCTCGCTCGGTCTGACCGGCAACGTCCCGATGATCGTCGTGGGCTCGGCCCTCTTCGGCCTGGGCATGGGCATCCTGATGCCCGCCGTCACCGTACTGATCGGCGACACCGCGCCGCCCTCCCTGCGCGGCCAGGCCACCGCCCTGTCCGGCACCGCCTCCTTCGCCGGGCAGTTCGCCTCCCCGCTCGTCCTCGGCCCGCTGATCGACAGGACCTCCGTGCAGACGGGATTCCTGGCGGCGGGCGGCGCGGCCACGCTGCTGCTCCTGATCCTGCTGGCCGTCCGGATCGACGATCCGGCCCTGGCGCGGGACGGCGAGGCCGAGCAGGCCCCCCGTGAACCCGTCACTTCCGAGGAGAAGTCATGA